A region of the Sphaerodactylus townsendi isolate TG3544 linkage group LG15, MPM_Stown_v2.3, whole genome shotgun sequence genome:
tttatcacaaagtgccaatacggcaatttaacctgaatactgaggttttaatttagaaaaaacggttggctccgaggtgcgcgttactcaggagtaagcttggtgaagcaaccatgcaacgcttcaaatgggtaaatcacgaccctaggagggtttactcagcagcaagccccattgccagcaaccgagcttactcccagaacaggtaaaggattgtgcccaggccagcctagatgtgtgtgtatgggggggtgattttccgccccgcccacatgatgaactctgggaacacgtgcccacagagagggctctgagtgccacctctggcacccgtgccataggttcgccaccactgtcctagactctggaacagcagaaaacaagcttgctccctccccaacatgacatcccttcaaatatctaaatgtggctatcatgtcacctctcaaccttctcaaCCTTCAAGTCCTCTTCTCACGAATGTTGAAGGCTAGCTGGCAGGGctcattaaaaatatttccaaaaattaCTTCCAGTGTTCCCTAAAAATTAGGGCCCAATCCACCAGGAAGGTCTACACAGGATCCGTTGACCTGCTCTTGAGGAGCTGTTGTGAAGCCTCCACTGGCCGCTTTCCCGGTGGAGTTTCCCAGTTGTCGGATTCCTGAGCATGTGACGTCAGTTCTGAGCAAGCTGAAAGTTATTCCCTCCCGGGTCCAAAAAAAAGGCCTTTCAAAATCTAAATGAAGGATGAAATCAGATCCTGAACGACAGACATTTTCTGCAAAGAGTAAAACGCAGGAGGCCATTTTGTTATCAAGGATGTTCCTTTGATAATAAAAGATGGGAAAGTGAGgatttaaggcacaggtgtcaaacccgcggccctccagatgttatggactacagttcccatgatcccctgccagcatcatgctggcaggggatgatgggaactgtagtccataacatctggagggccgcgggtttgacacctgtgatttaaggCATTCGTGTATAATGGCTAAAGTGCAGACGTTTCACTAAATTTTTTTGCCTCTTAAAAATAAGAAGCCTTTGAAATTCACAAATGTTTTCATTCAGGCTTTTAAGGACAATTGTGCCATTGACTGCTACTGATTTGCcacttttaaaggaaaaaaccccCACACCTGTGTATTTTCTCCCAACTATTTAGTACACTTACCAACAAAACAAACTTGGAGGCCTTGGGCTCCCCATGTCTCACAGTATCcctctaatgaaaaaaaaatctccacagaaGATAATGTTGTTTTGTGTGGGAAATTGTGTCAATTCGGAGGCTGATTTTCTTTTAAAGGAGATGTCTTTGGCATATCCTGTTACCAGGAAGATAACATATGCACTTAAGTATTTTGTGGATTAAATGCAGAAGGACATTTGCAAACATGACAGGAGGGATTTCCCTTTAAACAACAGCTAGAAGGTCTCCCTTTATCACTTGGATCCCCTTCAAGGACATTTTGCTGGGGTGGAGCTGTTTGCCAAGATTCTTTCCTTTCAGTCTgctttggctttttaaaagaggCTGCAGAACTTCACAGTGCCAAAAGAACCTTTACAGAAATTTAGGGCTGAGAAAAGACTTCCATTTTATCCCTTAAATATACTCTCCACAAGCATATGAGAGAACCCTGATGGGAAAATAAGTCAGAAGGTCTGAAGAACATGTCCCCTGTGGTCTCTGTTTAGCCCACTCCCCTTCCTACAGGAATATTACCCCTCCCACCCTACACAGACATAAGGGTCTCTTTCCCACTTCTCCGTTATCACTTGCTGATTGTCCAATCCACCCCTTCCCAAAGGCTGTTCTCTTGCATTTTGGAAAAAGGCAAAAGGattaccccccgccccccctgccaGACTATTCTGTCTCCCTGCTAGTCTCATTCATGCTGGGAAAGATCATGTGAGGGATATTTTCAAGGGAAATGGAATTTTCTGGGAAATGCTGCCCTTTGCAATCTCGTACCCCTAACTTTTCAGCCcttgggtatttatttattttttggtcatttgcttttattttggaGCAATAAATAAAACCGCACCATTTGTAAAAGCTGTGGCATCTGCGTCTCTGTgctgcaaagggtgggggggagggaagagagaaagagcgTTTGTGTGTCTTTGTGAAACTCAAAACCTATTTCACAGAGAATCTTCGGTTTCTGTACTGAGCCAGTATCCTGTCGCTTCCCATCATCACACCAGAAATTGGACAGAGGGGTCAGGATGAGGGAAAAGTCAAACTGCCTGTCCTGTTCCTGGCCCTATAATATGATGCATTTATTTCACTTCCCTGCTAAGTACATAATGCCCCTTGCTGgacacagtaaaataaaaaaataaagtgtcATAACAGTTGTAGTAAGAGCCAGCTGAAAAATCATAAGCGAGTAAAACAGCTTTGGATTGAGTGAGGCTCGTCCCCAAATGTTTTCTGAAACCACACTTTAGCAACAAAACTGAAAACTTGGAGAAGGGGACAATGAGCCTTTTATAACCTGGATGTTAATTTTTGACCAGGTCTGCCCTCACCAGGAAAGGCCGCGGCTGTTGACAAAGTTGAAAATTCAGCTGTCCAGTAACTGGGCTCTATCTGGCTCCAACAGCGCATCTGTTGCTACCGAACTTTCTCCAGCCTGAAATAACTGCCTTTTGGATTTGGGGTTCGCTCGTTGATCACAGAAGCCACAAACCACTTGTCAGACTCTGcacatgtacattttattttattagaagaagaagaagagtttggatttatatcccccctttctctcctgtaggagactcaaaggggctgacagtctccttgcccttcccccctcacaacaaacaccctgtcaggtgggtggggctgagagagctcggagaagctgtgactagcccaaggtcacccagctggtgtttgtgggagtgcacaggctaatctgaattccccagataagcctccacagctcaggcggcagagctgggaatcaaacctggttcctccagattagatacacgagctcttaacctcctacgccactgctgctcctagttaaaatattagttaaaatatttttacctcacctttcctcttggcttaGGGTTGACTAGATCTTTTTCCTGACAAGATCCCTGGACCTTTAATGAATGCCTGTGGATCACTTTTGTCAGAGAACACTGTCCCTGCCATTTTATTTTGTGGAAGAGCCCCATCAGAGATTGTATTCAGGATTGGGGAGGGTGACAATTCAGCTATTATTTTTTGGTCTTCTCTTCCCTGGATCATAGCTGCCTATTAAGGTTGAATTTTAGAAATATCTCAGGCTATCTATGGCAGTAGTATTCTTTTCTTGCTGAATTTGCAAGTTAGAACTGGCAGTTCATCCATTTTTCAACTGTCCATGGACTCTGTTGCATAGAGCTATTATAATCTTGGACAGTTAGCTGAAACAATGACAGGAAAAAATGATTACTGGGTTTTAAATAGAGGTTAAGAGTTGAGATTGGCCTTATCTTGCGGTATCTGATGTAACATGCTGATTGGCTTATGTGCACATTCCTTACAAACCAATCAGTTATCTGAGTATGATCCCGTAACTAGAATAGTTCAGATTTAGAGAAAGAGaagatttatatattttttctataaatatgcacTTATGTGGCAAGCAAACCAGATTTCTCTGGATGGAAGTCTCAGAAGAAGAATAGATAACTGGGCGGTTGTTTGCTGGGAAAATCAAACATTTCTCAAGGTTGGTGCTTTCAAGGTTGAATTCAATTGTCAAGGGATCCAGACTTCTGTTCTTTGAGATATCTTCAAATGCCAGTCACGTGTTCTTAAGTGTTCTTTTTATCTTAAGACCCACCAAAAGGTCATAGGTCAGTGAGCAAGCTTTTAAGTTTCCTAGATGTTTTCCCCCCTCAGGTGAGATAAAAGCCTTTATACTAGTAATTATGGTAGGGTTATTGCTGGGGAATCTGTTTACTCCAGTGCATCTGGTGACCCTGGCAGCATCTTATCTGTTATGTGCAAACAGCCACAGTTCATCTGAACCATTAGATTAGCATTCCGCATTCTTTTTAtccccttttcaacataaagatgacagattTGTGAATTCCTCCGCCAttcttggaccatctttgttctagaatgctctgcttgggtcttgGTGCCTGGTTCTGTCCCCAAGGTactaggaccagtggtgggatccaaaaattttaataacagtttccgaaggtggtgggattcaaacagcgccgccgccgcacacacgcacctccagtccctattgggcagggaggttgctttagtaaccccttctcggcactcagaaaaaaaattagtaaccgcttctagagaagtggtgagaactggttggatcccacctctgactaggacccaagtggagcattctagaagacagtccaggaaatggcggacgAAGTCACAaatctgtcatctttatgttgaaaaaggtacaAAAAGAGGAAGCTCTTCAGCTTGCAAAATACGATAAAGCTTTcccaggaaggggaaaagggcagGGATCTGGCATGCTGAGTCATGCTCAGTGTAATAAGCGAAACACAAGCGCGCAGCAATTTATTCTCTATGGGTCATTCCTGTTCACTTGTTTGAAGCTCCTGGTTGCATCGTGCACACAAGCAGGTGGGACCCTGTTGCACAACCTTTTAACTGCGTGAAAATTCCTGTCTGATCTGAATATTCCTAAAAGGCAGCTGATTCTGCAGGGAAAGAAGTCATCTGTTTACCTACAGTTATGAAGAAGTAAAACAGCTTGCCTCATCTCTTTCATAACGTGTGTGcttggaggagcaggggagggtGTGGAGACTGCTAAATAAGGTTTAGCCCAGCATTCTTAAGCGTAAGGCTGTGTCACTGACAATCCAGACctagttaattcatgccatggtACATTCCCTATTCACTACATAAGgttgtgaaagctggacagtgaagaaagctaacAGGAAGAAAGCAGATCCCTTTGaaacagaggcgtacctggggtaaatggcgcccggagacaaattgtctccaggatgccccccaggctctgcccctcccccccgccccaggctccgccccccactgccctcaaccccacccatgtcaccatggacatggtaaggtctagggtgcccacctctccccagactccccctgctggctgggctcccagctggcagcctgcagtctcttctgaccccccccccctccgggcaggccagaagagacttcagtcctggcctcggagaccttcttttataagcactgaggccgggggtgggccttggggagcaggaaggggtgggctgagggtgcttggaggcagaggaagtcctgctgtctcgtcattttttcgtgcctcggatggggtcgaggcatgcgaaacagcaggacttcctggtcacgtgggggggctgattttgcgccccccccacgtgaccagaagagtggcgcccaggggtaccccttttcccttggcagatacgccactgctttgaaatatatattttgaaggctttcatggctggaatcatttgggtgttgtgggttttccgggttgtatggccgtgttctagtagcattttctcctgatgtttctcctgcatctgtgttcctctgaaggtgccagccacagatgcaggcgaaacgtcaggagaaaatgctactggaacatggccatacaacctggaaaaaccacaacaccctttGAAATATTTTGGAGGACAGTGTTACGGATTCTGTGAACtgctcctcccccacaacaagaTAAAATCAAGCCTAAATTGTGTctacaagctaaaatgactaaactgagcaTATTGTCCTTGGGTCATATCATGAGAAGACGAGTCActgcaaaagacaataatgttaggaaaatggAAGGTAGCAAGAAAAGTGGAAGCACCAATATGAGATCAATTGATCCTGTAATGGAAGCCACGGCCCACAGTCTGCAAGAccggagcaaggctgttaataacaggatgtttgggaggtcacTGATTCACAGGGTTGCCGTGAGTCTGAAATGACTTGAGGATGCTTTACACACGCACAGAGCTCTGCATCTTGCTTCCAGCAACAGACAGCTGGGCAGTTCCAGGAACACTGCAGGCAAGAAATCAAGGCTCCATCCCAAGTGTCTGATATTCAgtggtacactgcctctgaccatggaggGGCTCTAAagttggaacagcagtggcgtaggaggttaagagcttgtgtatctaatctggaggaaccgggtttgattcccagctctgccgcctgagctgtggaggcttatctggggaattcagattagcctgtacactcccacacgtgccagctgggtgaccttgggctagtcacagcttcttggagctctctcggccccacctacctcacagggtgtctgttgtgaggggggaagggcaaggagattgtaagcccctttgagtctcctgcaggagagaaaggggggatataaatccaaactcttcttcttcttcatgacttAAATAGGCCAGCCTTTCtcttcagaggggaaaaaatgaacggGTAAGGAAAGAATATTAGCGAAGACAGCTCTCTCCCCACCTCAGTCCCCAGTAAAGTGGGTTACTTGGTTCAGAATAATGTCTTGTCTtgcacccccgcccccaggaTACGACTAAATGCTGACgttctttctgtttcttcctcttgCCTTTGCCCTGTCCCAACTTCACCTCTGGGATCCCCAAACTTCCGCACTTCCAGTCAGGTCTCCTCTCCTGTAATAACTTTGTGCTAATTAACCCCCCAGAAGGGCTGGAAGCTTGGCACCTTTGCTGTGACTCACAAATGTTCTTCACACCTTCCCTGCAAGAGCCAGAGAGTGGGGGGGGAAAGAAGGTGGGGTGAGACTGTGACGCGCATAGTGAGGGGGAGACTCCCTCGGGGGCCAGAGCACCCCCGAAACAGCGACCCAGAAGGATCTCCCAGTGGGCAACACTGCTCCTGAGAGTGCCAACTCAGTACCATAATGAATAAtaactgggggtggtggtggtggagagaaaATGACGCTCCCCTTTAAAATgtacatgtgcagagtgccttcaagtcacagccgacttctggcaaccctgattctcaaggcaagagactggcagaggtagtttgccattgcccggcTCTGCATACGCACCCTGGTTTTCactggggtctcccatccaaattatttttcttgGGGGCCTCTCATCCAAATGGTTTTTCTGGAGGGGGGTCTCCCCCAATACCAGCCAGGGCCGACCTGTTTGAGATGCTCAGATCCGAGGAGATCAGGCttacctgggtcatccaggtcaccTCTCTGTCAAAATATGCCCCCCCCTAATTTTCTGAACCCCATCTAAGGTCTCCAGGATCACCCACCCCCTCTTTGCTTGAAGGGAATCTGCACCGGAagcggaggagggggggaaacccgGGGCTGTTCACTccctcccccgcctcctcctcctcctcctcctcctcccctttcacGCGCGGCGGCTTGTGTCAGCGGCGCTGACGCCAGCATCCTCCCCCGCATCCCGTCGCCATGGCAACCCTTTGTTACCTCCGACGCTCGAGTGGTCCAGCCCGGGAGGGGGCCGGCCGGAGAGGTATATAGGCAACGCTGGGGGGGAGCCAAGGAAGGCAACTCCGGATCCCCAcccaggaggaggaaggaaggccaGGATCGCGGGCCAGCCAGGCGAGGATCGGGGCCGGGAGAGCAGACCCGCTCCTTATTGATTGACCTTGATGGTGGCGATAGATGCGCATTATAAAAAAAGCGAGATCCGTCTGGAAGGACTGCGCTGCACCCGAGCCCGGACGGAGGCACTGAGATCCTCCTCCCCTCTCCGGCCTCGGCCTCTTCCCTCCAGGCAGGAGGCGGCCCCTGAGGATCATTTTCTCTCTGCACAGAGGAACAGGAACTTGGGAGAGCAGTTTGCAGCACAGCCTTTGCTGGAGGGCGGCGAGCAACTGACCGGTAATGGCTTCCTTCTGTAAAGTTTTGGGGTGGTTGGGCAGCCGGTTTGGGAGGCCCGCGCCCGGATCTGGAAGCGGGGAAGGTTGGAGAAAACGAGGAGGAATGGGCGCACTTGGAAGAGGAAGACTTTGAGTAACTTTGGGGTGGTTCTGTATGTTAAGAATACCTGAGGAGTTTTATGGCAGGTGGGAAAtgtgcttttggggagggggcaaggaaaTGTGAATTAGTGGTGTTGGGCCCATGTGGAAAGCTTAAAGGGGGCACATGGGATCAGGGACTTGGAGCCAGGCTTGGCAGCGCGCGGGTGCGAAATCTCACATTTTTGCACCCAGTTAATTAATCCAATATAAGCGCCACACCCTTCGCTCTGCATTTATAAGTTACCAAAGGTGGGTCGGAGTGCCAATTCTATGCACGGAAACATGACTCAGGATAAAATTCGCCCTACGGGGCTTTGTTTCGCTGTACTGGGGTTAACTCTTGAGCACATTACTTTTGTGGCAAAGGTGATTTGAAATTcaacttaaaaaaacaataacaggGTTTAGAGGCAGGGTGTAGAAATGAGGCACGAAGAGGTGGTTTGTCCTTTCCTGAGAAGTGGGGGGCAAACATTCATTTCTTTCTAGACAGATCTGGAGTTCAATAGGGAAGGAACAGTTGTTCCGAAAGTTAAAGGGAGAAGAGAGGGTGTGTTAAAGGATGAACATTTGAAGGGGAATGGTATATGCAGCCAGGCAGGTTGGAAGTGTTAAATGGGAAATAGTCTATCTGAGCTGCAGAAATTTGGGGAACAGGGACGAGGCAGTGTTTATAAGTGGCACACAAGGGAGGTTTGTAAGGGATGTGATTTCAATGCACGCCAGAGGAAATGTGAGGCCAAAGGAGGTTGAAAGTGATGAGACAGTAGAGTAGATGGAGGCAGAACTTTTGGTTCAGCATTCCTAGAGAGGCAACCAGACtggacctagagcagtggttctcaaccttcataatgccacgatcctttaatacagttcctcatgttgtggtgacccccaaccctaacatttgtccattttacagagggagaacactgatgcagagagtcttaggcgacccctgtgaaagggtcgttcgacccccaaaggggtcctgacccccaggttgagaaccactgacctagagtgaGGAGATATTATgtcatgggtgtgtgtgggggggataaaGGGTGGCGTGCAGAAGAATGCCTTTTGGGAAGCCATTTGAAGGCACGTTCTAAAGAGCACCTCTGTTTGTTTTGATGAATCCAAAATATTTATCCGTCCCCTTATTCTTCATTCACCGTACCTTATGCATATTGGAATGGCTACCTTTGAGGAAGGGCTGTGGGTCACGAACAGTACATCTGCTTAGCACACAGAAAGTTCCAGACTTAGTAACCAGTTATAAGGGACGAGTTGTAGGTGAAAGACCGCCACGTGAAGCCCTAGAGAATCACTGCCCGTCAGGGTAGAAATGCTTGACTTCAGTGGatctgattcactataaggcagttttgtgtgtCTGCCCAAGATATAAACATATATGTAGAAAGCCTTCATCCACTGCCCAGATCTGCAAATAGTGGAAACGGCATTAAAGGGTAACTGATCTGTGTTACGCAATCTCAAACGTGTGCCTCTGCTCTTGATGGGTCCTCACCCACTTTTCAAACCTGATTGCTTCTGGTGGGCCTGCTTATTGGTACAGGAGCCACAAGAAGGGTTGTATGAGCTGGCCATTGAGTCTGGAAATGAGTTAACGTGAGAAGCGTGGAGTGCTGGTGGTTTAGGAATGCCATCCACCAGGTGGGACTTGAAGATCTCTCGGTATTACAGATGACCTCCAGAATGCTAAGATCAGTTTgcctggcttctttggagggtagactccatggCCATGTATCTCATGagctctgcccctccccaaaccctgtttcTATTAGCCCCAGCCCCCCAAACTCtggatatttcccaacctagtgctggcaaccctaccttggTTCAAGACACATTGAAATAGCAAGTTATTATAACTGCGTGGTGGTGATATACCTGAGCAGAATTCTTTTAAGGAGATGAAAATGCATTGGGTTCGCCATCAAGGCCCAGGACAGATCTCTGGGCTGTGGTATATCCCAGGGAGCATAAGCCTTTTGCAGTACAATATTTACAGAATCTATTTCTTAATCTTGGTGCATTCTTATCCCAAAATGTATTTGTTAGACTCAGTGTTTTCAGTTATGTGTCAGCCGCACAACTCAAATTTGAGGAGAAATCAGTGCATCCCGGTTTGGATAATTCCCTGGTATTTAGAAagggggtgaggggaggagggacttcagtctCTTTGCCCCATGGATGTTTTGTGTGTTCTTGAGATTATTATGAAAGTGTGATAGATGAACAGGAGGAAGCAATTTGGGAAGAAGGAAAGCATAAACCAAGTAGGGTATAACGAATGCAGATATTTGGGGGAGGGACTGTTTGTCATATAGAGGAAGGGAACCTCTCTGATGCAGAGGCAACTCCCTCCCTGCACACCAATAACCACAAAGCAAAAGTTGCACATTAataccaacacacacaccccctgcaTTTTGAGCCCACTGCAGTTTTGGCAAAGGGGTTGACCGGCAGAGAGCCCAGGCACTGGTCTGCTAAAGAGCCCACTGCCCCTTTAAGAGGCTGTCCgctccctcccccatgcctcCATTTTCCCATCTTCTCCATCATCCCCTTTCTGCGCATCATTCCTGCAGCATCACAGTTTCtagttccttcccttcttccctcccccttccctggccCTTGGAAGCAGGAGTCGGAGCAGCCACCGGCCGCTGCTGGGGGACTTTAAGGAAATGATTGAGGTAGGATATCGGGAGATGTTTGGTTTTGCACAAATATAGAACTTGCTGATGCACATTCCCCTGCAGTCCTCTTTTGCGCCCTCCTTTACTTTTTTATTGCTTCCCGTTGCTGTGTCATGTCATCTGTCTCTGTTCCCATCTCCTTCCTAAAATCACTGTTCCCCTCCACCCCTCTCCACATACTGTTATTGTTCGGTCTCTCCTGTTTGCACCAATAATCGCTTCTCGTTCCTGTGCCTCGTTGGCCTCATATCTGTCCAGATTGATCTCTTACAAATCCATGCCTACCCCCGTCTATCACGTGCAGAGGATTTTATTTTCAGCTGCTATTTGAGAGTGCTGTTGGTCACAAAAAGCATTCTGAATTGTGAGGGTAGGAGTGGCTCGGGGGGCGGTTAAGTAAGAGCGTTAGGGGACATGATGTGGCCGTTTAACTCTTAAGCGTGGCCCGGTTCTTAAGCCTTGCCTTTCTTCTCCTCCACAGCTGTTATGTACGCTGAACCATCCACCATGAATTTCCGGAACCACGGCTTTTTCCGCCGTTCTCCGCCCCCTTCAGTGACCAAACCGTCCCCTACCGCTGGGAACGCTCTGTCTGTCTTAGGAGGCATTGCCCAAATCTCGCCCTGCCTCTACCTCTGCTCTGGCAATGCAGCATCCAACAGACACATGGTCTACTCCAGGGCAGTGACTTGTGTGGTGAATGCTACCATGGAAATCCCCAATGCCAACTGGCCAGATATTGACTACGTCAAGGTGCCTGTTCCTGACCTTCCTCACGCTCCGCTCTCCTTGTACTTTGATTCTGTGGCCGATAGGATACACCAGACCGGGAAGAAGAATGGAAGAACCCTCGTCCACTGTGTGGCAGGCGTCAGCCGGTCTGCCTCCCTCTGTATTGCCTATTTAATGAAATATCACCGGTTGAGTCTCTTGGATGCCCACGAGTGGGTGAAGAGCAGGCGGCCTGTCGTGAGGCCCAACGTAGGCTTCTGGAGGCAACTCATAGAATATGAACGGAAGCTGTTCGGCAAGAACACTGTCAAGATGGTGCCCTCGCCCATTGGGTTGGTCCCAGATGTCTATGAAAAGGAGACCCGCGGGCTGGTCCCCGTGTGGAATTT
Encoded here:
- the DUSP14 gene encoding dual specificity protein phosphatase 14 isoform X1: MVAIDAHYKKSEIRLEGLRCTRARTEALRSSSPLRPRPLPSRQEAAPEDHFLSAQRNRNLGEQFAAQPLLEGGEQLTAVMYAEPSTMNFRNHGFFRRSPPPSVTKPSPTAGNALSVLGGIAQISPCLYLCSGNAASNRHMVYSRAVTCVVNATMEIPNANWPDIDYVKVPVPDLPHAPLSLYFDSVADRIHQTGKKNGRTLVHCVAGVSRSASLCIAYLMKYHRLSLLDAHEWVKSRRPVVRPNVGFWRQLIEYERKLFGKNTVKMVPSPIGLVPDVYEKETRGLVPVWNLR
- the DUSP14 gene encoding dual specificity protein phosphatase 14 isoform X2, giving the protein MYAEPSTMNFRNHGFFRRSPPPSVTKPSPTAGNALSVLGGIAQISPCLYLCSGNAASNRHMVYSRAVTCVVNATMEIPNANWPDIDYVKVPVPDLPHAPLSLYFDSVADRIHQTGKKNGRTLVHCVAGVSRSASLCIAYLMKYHRLSLLDAHEWVKSRRPVVRPNVGFWRQLIEYERKLFGKNTVKMVPSPIGLVPDVYEKETRGLVPVWNLR